A portion of the Cyanobium sp. PCC 7001 genome contains these proteins:
- a CDS encoding methyltransferase domain-containing protein, giving the protein MALSDGSGSRPALAVPVLSDAERFKLDAGDDALFYAEPRFVQHLDEAFRTRLTQLYRERIPPCATVLDLMSSWVSHLPEEIRYDRVIGHGLNGRELEANPRLDSHWVQDLNQHQRLPLDTASVDAALIVAGWQYLQQPEAVAAELLRVVRPHGQVIVAFSNRMFFQKAPQIWTDGGDRDHLAYVARVLLAQGWDPPELIAEATRARGPLGWLGGHGDPFFAVISRRPAG; this is encoded by the coding sequence ATGGCGCTCTCCGATGGATCCGGGTCCAGGCCGGCCCTGGCAGTGCCGGTGCTCAGCGACGCGGAGCGCTTCAAGCTCGATGCCGGTGACGACGCCCTCTTCTATGCGGAACCACGCTTCGTCCAGCACCTGGACGAAGCCTTCCGCACCCGGCTCACCCAGCTCTACCGCGAGCGGATTCCCCCCTGCGCCACGGTGCTCGACCTGATGAGCAGCTGGGTGAGCCACCTGCCCGAAGAGATCCGCTACGACCGGGTGATCGGCCACGGCCTCAACGGGCGTGAGCTGGAGGCCAACCCCCGCCTGGACAGCCACTGGGTGCAGGACCTGAACCAGCACCAGCGGCTTCCGCTCGACACAGCCAGCGTGGATGCCGCCCTGATCGTGGCCGGCTGGCAGTACCTGCAACAGCCCGAGGCCGTGGCTGCCGAGCTGCTGCGGGTCGTGCGTCCCCACGGTCAGGTGATCGTGGCGTTCTCCAACCGGATGTTCTTTCAGAAGGCACCCCAGATCTGGACCGATGGCGGCGATCGCGACCACCTGGCCTACGTGGCGCGGGTGCTGCTCGCCCAGGGCTGGGATCCGCCCGAGCTGATCGCCGAGGCCACCCGGGCCCGGGGGCCGCTGGGCTGGCTGGGCGGCCACGGCGATCCCTTCTTCGCGGTGATCAGCCGGCGCCCCGCCGGCTGA
- a CDS encoding aldehyde dehydrogenase family protein, with protein sequence MPASNPVTVDSPAAAPSALLSVPIAVMREPVSEGATRSLAWRLEQLERLGQLLDSQEQAIREALAADLGKPAMEAQFELVAVRQELRHTRRHLRRWMAPSRVPVDLPLRPGRAWVQPEPLGCVLIIGPWNYPAQLCLHPLVSALAAGNTVVLKPSEHAPRTAALLARAVAEHFPAAVVQVVTGDGATAAALLENRFDHILFTGGGRVGRLVMAAAARHLTPVTLELGGKSPAIVLADADLAVTARRLAWGKGLNAGQTCIAPDHLLVEAPVRQALVEGLSQELTRFYGPDPLASPDLGTIVNEAQYARLAELLEGARRRGQILHGGQCDPERRRIAPTLLAVDDPDDPLMEDELFGPLLPVLTVEHLDGAIRQVRSRPKPLALYLFSRSSEARERVLNATSSGSVCVNDVVMQAGVTALAFGGVGESGLGRYHGRAGFDTFSHRRSVLSRPFWLDLPVRYPPYAGKLGLVKRLLG encoded by the coding sequence ATGCCAGCTTCCAACCCCGTGACCGTGGACAGCCCCGCCGCCGCCCCGAGCGCGCTGCTCAGCGTGCCGATCGCGGTGATGCGTGAACCGGTGAGCGAAGGGGCCACCAGGAGCCTCGCCTGGCGGCTCGAGCAGCTCGAACGGCTCGGGCAGCTGCTCGACAGCCAGGAGCAGGCCATCCGCGAGGCGCTGGCCGCCGACCTGGGCAAACCCGCCATGGAGGCCCAGTTCGAGCTGGTGGCCGTGCGGCAGGAACTGCGCCACACCCGACGGCACCTGCGCCGCTGGATGGCGCCCAGCCGGGTGCCGGTGGATCTGCCCCTGCGCCCCGGCCGGGCCTGGGTGCAGCCGGAACCCCTCGGCTGCGTGCTGATCATCGGCCCCTGGAACTACCCGGCCCAGCTGTGTCTGCACCCCCTGGTGAGCGCCCTGGCGGCGGGAAACACGGTGGTGCTCAAGCCCTCCGAACATGCCCCCCGCACAGCGGCCCTGCTGGCGAGGGCCGTGGCCGAGCACTTCCCCGCCGCCGTGGTGCAGGTGGTGACCGGGGATGGGGCCACGGCCGCCGCCCTGCTGGAGAACCGCTTCGACCACATCCTGTTCACCGGCGGCGGCCGGGTGGGCCGGCTGGTGATGGCGGCCGCGGCGCGCCACCTCACGCCGGTGACTCTGGAACTGGGAGGCAAGAGCCCCGCCATCGTGCTCGCCGACGCTGACCTGGCGGTCACGGCCCGGCGGCTGGCCTGGGGCAAGGGCCTCAATGCCGGGCAGACCTGCATCGCTCCGGACCATCTGCTGGTGGAGGCCCCGGTGCGGCAGGCGCTGGTGGAGGGCCTCTCCCAGGAGCTCACGCGGTTCTACGGGCCTGATCCGCTGGCTTCACCCGACCTGGGCACCATCGTCAATGAGGCCCAGTACGCCCGCCTGGCGGAGCTGCTGGAAGGGGCCCGCCGGCGCGGCCAGATCCTCCATGGCGGCCAGTGCGATCCCGAGCGGCGGCGCATCGCTCCCACCCTGCTGGCCGTGGACGATCCCGACGATCCCCTCATGGAGGACGAGTTGTTCGGCCCCCTGCTGCCGGTGCTCACGGTGGAGCACCTGGACGGAGCCATCCGCCAGGTGCGCTCCCGTCCCAAGCCCCTGGCCCTCTATCTCTTCAGCCGCTCCAGCGAAGCCCGCGAGCGGGTGCTGAACGCCACCAGCTCCGGCAGTGTCTGTGTCAATGACGTGGTGATGCAGGCCGGGGTCACGGCCCTCGCGTTCGGGGGCGTGGGGGAGAGCGGCCTGGGCCGCTATCACGGCCGGGCGGGCTTCGACACCTTCTCCCATCGGCGCAGCGTGCTGAGCCGCCCCTTCTGGCTCGACCTGCCTGTGCGCTACCCCCCCTATGCCGGCAAGCTCGGCCTGGTGAAGCGGCTGCTGGGCTGA